TGTCTAATTTTATTTCAAATAAGTATATTTTGTCATTATGTTCTAATACTAAATCTATTCTTCCAAGATTTGTTAATTCTTCCGCTGTTACATTTAATCCTGCTGAGGCTAATATTGTATATATTAATGAATGATAATAACTTTCTCTATTTTGATGTAAATTATACGGAATTGCACTTATTATTCTTTTTATTTCTTCTATTAATCCCTCTATATTATTTTCTTCTACTAGTTCATATATTTCATATATTTTTTCATATGTTTCTTCATTTAAACTATAATTTGCTTCTAATATTAATTTTGAAAAACTATTTTTTACTTCAAGATTTGGATAGTCTAATATATATTTTTCTGTTATTCCATATTTTTTAATTCCTTTAAAGGTTAAATATCCTGCTTGTGCAAAGAATATATTTGCATTTGCATCTTCTATTTCTCTTGTTGTAAAGTCTAATGAATCTACTGTGTATTTTACTAAATCTTCGTACTCTATTTTTCTTCCTTTTACATATTCATATATAAATGATGGTGATCCACTTTCAAACCAATAGTTCTGAAATTTCCTTTCATCAAAGAATCTTAATACTGAAAATGGATTATATACAAAACGTTCCCCATCAAATGAGAATCCATTATAATATGTTTTTATTTCTTTTAATAATTCTTCTTTACTTATTCCCATTTCTTTTGCAGTCTCTTCTACATGTTCATTGAAATAATATTCTAATTCTTCTTGTGTATAACCTAACATTTGAGAGTATTTTCTGTTTAAGGAAATGTCATTTAAATTATTTAATGCAGAAAATACTCCTGTTTTTGTAAATTTCGTTATTCCTGTGATAAATACGAATTTTATGTATTCATCTCTGGATTTGATTGTTACATAGAAATCTCTTAATATTTCTCTATATTTTT
This DNA window, taken from Thermosipho africanus Ob7, encodes the following:
- a CDS encoding ATP-binding protein, encoding MKKLPIGIQDYKEIIEGNYIYVDKTKYIFDLIDNGKYYFLSRPRRFGKSLTISTLYYIFKGEKELFKDTYIYDKLNFKEYPIIRLNILLAATDNEERFKKSLTNLIKQEGQRNNVEILEEDYKFAFDELIIKLSKKGKVVILVDEYEKPILDNINNKEKAEKYREILRDFYVTIKSRDEYIKFVFITGITKFTKTGVFSALNNLNDISLNRKYSQMLGYTQEELEYYFNEHVEETAKEMGISKEELLKEIKTYYNGFSFDGERFVYNPFSVLRFFDERKFQNYWFESGSPSFIYEYVKGRKIEYEDLVKYTVDSLDFTTREIEDANANIFFAQAGYLTFKGIKKYGITEKYILDYPNLEVKNSFSKLILEANYSLNEETYEKIYEIYELVEENNIEGLIEEIKRIISAIPYNLHQNRESYYHSLIYTILASAGLNVTAEELTNLGRIDLVLEHNDKIYLFEIKLDKSAKEAIEQIKEKKYYEKYKNYEVYIIGVNINSEKRNIDEYIIEKI